The Rattus rattus isolate New Zealand chromosome 1, Rrattus_CSIRO_v1, whole genome shotgun sequence genome includes a region encoding these proteins:
- the Lzic gene encoding protein LZIC isoform X1, with protein sequence MASRGKTETSKLKQNLEEQLDRLMQQLQDLEECREELDGDEYEETKKETLEQLSEFNDSLKKIMSGNMTLVDELSGMQLAIQAAISQAFKTPEVIRLFAKKQPGQLRTRLAEMDRDLMVGKLERDLHTQQKVEILTALRKLGEKLTDDDEAFLSANAGAVLSQFEKVSTELGSGDKVLALAGFEVGKAKK encoded by the exons ATGGCTtccagaggaaagacagagacaagcaaACTAAAGCAGAATTTAGAAGAGCAGTTAGATAGACTGATGCAGCAGCTACAAGATCTGGAGGAATGCAG GGAGGAGCTCGATGGGGATGAATATGAAGAAACTAAAAAGGAAACTTTGGAGCAGTTGAGTGAGTTCAACGATTCACTGAAGAAGATTATGTCAGGAAATATGACTTTGGTAGATGAACTCAGTGGGATGCAACTG GCCATTCAGGCAGCTATCAGCCAGGCCTTTAAAACTCCTGAAGTCATCAGATTGTTTGCGAAGAAGCAGCCAGGTCAACTTCGGACAAGGCTGGCTGAG ATGGACCGAGATCTGATGGTGGGGAAGCTGGAAAGAGACCTGCATACCCAGCAGAAGGTGGAGATACTGACAGCTCTCAGGAAGCTCGGGGAGAAG CTGACAGATGATGATGAGGCCTTCCTGTCAGCCAACGCAGGTGCAGTGCTCAGCCAGTTTGAAAAAGTCTCCACAGAGCTCG GCTCTGGAGACAAGGTCCTTGCTCTGGCAGGGTTCGAGGTTGGAAAAGCCAAGAAATGA
- the Lzic gene encoding protein LZIC isoform X2 has translation MASRGKTETSKLKQNLEEQLDRLMQQLQDLEECREELDGDEYEETKKETLEQLSEFNDSLKKIMSGNMTLVDELSGMQLAIQAAISQAFKTPEVIRLFAKKQPGQLRTRLAEMDRDLMVGKLERDLHTQQKVEILTALRKLGEKLTDDDEAFLSANAGAVLSQFEKVSTELGK, from the exons ATGGCTtccagaggaaagacagagacaagcaaACTAAAGCAGAATTTAGAAGAGCAGTTAGATAGACTGATGCAGCAGCTACAAGATCTGGAGGAATGCAG GGAGGAGCTCGATGGGGATGAATATGAAGAAACTAAAAAGGAAACTTTGGAGCAGTTGAGTGAGTTCAACGATTCACTGAAGAAGATTATGTCAGGAAATATGACTTTGGTAGATGAACTCAGTGGGATGCAACTG GCCATTCAGGCAGCTATCAGCCAGGCCTTTAAAACTCCTGAAGTCATCAGATTGTTTGCGAAGAAGCAGCCAGGTCAACTTCGGACAAGGCTGGCTGAG ATGGACCGAGATCTGATGGTGGGGAAGCTGGAAAGAGACCTGCATACCCAGCAGAAGGTGGAGATACTGACAGCTCTCAGGAAGCTCGGGGAGAAG CTGACAGATGATGATGAGGCCTTCCTGTCAGCCAACGCAGGTGCAGTGCTCAGCCAGTTTGAAAAAGTCTCCACAGAGCTCGGTAAGTGA